The Aureispira anguillae genome contains a region encoding:
- a CDS encoding WG repeat-containing protein encodes MKPSLFLSILLYIGLCSCSQKEKLDHFNLVTKTFEVDGKNYSIDDFEDGICVISNKGLFGFVDSTGTLLCPFNYDTIFPFHHNRAIVVLNEKMGLVDKKGTEILAPSLQLIHPFTTPSISSFQDTNGVFGILNSSGEVLFKNKDFHWISPFHKGKATYSSSSQIGAIDSLGQLLPIYIPEYQFLHKIHLVELNKLSSLSFNNDLAPIIIRTSSSDFIHNRTTPDWPITTTSYYINNQLTIDSNFQDKTSWQYGFINKKGKIVVSPQYHKVSDFANGYAHVQNEKGWNVIDTTGQPLFKNYYAQLQIINEHWLIAKKHKLFSGSPIEDNLFGLINFKEETIIPFEYFFLKYLFEDLFCAQGNLVVNPIILQPPFSPLHPYTPHNMGVINTSLDTIMPFIYADIYAAPNNEKYIGYAKKITETMLIPVHTSTSDYEICNNKGYYDRFNAQGKVFNKKIPFAESISSGSSLFNQAFFVESLPPPPQSCPFFCSPLPPNNRKLAKTPYYLQ; translated from the coding sequence ATGAAACCTTCCCTATTTTTAAGTATTCTACTGTATATTGGACTCTGTTCTTGTTCACAAAAAGAAAAACTAGATCATTTCAATCTGGTTACTAAAACGTTTGAAGTAGATGGCAAAAACTATTCTATCGATGATTTTGAAGATGGGATTTGTGTCATTTCTAACAAGGGATTATTTGGTTTTGTAGATAGCACAGGAACCCTTTTATGCCCTTTTAATTATGATACTATTTTTCCCTTTCATCATAACCGAGCCATTGTTGTTTTGAATGAAAAAATGGGTCTTGTCGATAAAAAAGGAACAGAAATATTAGCTCCAAGTTTACAACTGATACATCCCTTTACAACTCCCTCTATTAGTTCGTTTCAAGACACCAATGGTGTTTTTGGGATACTTAATTCTTCTGGTGAAGTCCTCTTTAAAAATAAAGATTTTCATTGGATTAGCCCTTTTCACAAAGGAAAAGCAACCTATTCTTCCTCCAGCCAAATAGGTGCTATTGATAGTTTAGGGCAGTTGCTTCCTATTTATATACCTGAATACCAATTCCTCCATAAAATACACTTAGTTGAACTTAATAAACTATCATCTCTTTCGTTTAATAATGATTTGGCTCCAATTATCATCCGAACAAGTAGTTCAGATTTTATCCACAATAGAACAACTCCTGATTGGCCTATTACAACGACATCTTATTATATAAATAATCAATTGACTATTGACTCTAATTTTCAAGATAAAACGAGTTGGCAATATGGTTTTATCAACAAAAAGGGAAAAATTGTTGTTTCTCCTCAATATCATAAGGTTAGCGATTTTGCTAATGGCTATGCTCATGTACAAAACGAAAAAGGATGGAATGTTATTGATACAACTGGGCAGCCCCTTTTTAAAAACTATTATGCACAATTACAGATCATCAATGAGCATTGGCTAATCGCTAAGAAACATAAATTATTCAGTGGAAGCCCTATAGAAGATAACTTATTTGGCCTCATCAATTTCAAAGAAGAAACTATTATTCCTTTTGAGTACTTTTTTTTGAAATATCTTTTTGAAGACTTGTTTTGTGCACAAGGTAACCTTGTAGTAAATCCAATAATTTTACAACCTCCCTTTTCCCCTTTACATCCTTATACCCCTCATAACATGGGCGTTATTAACACTTCTTTGGACACAATAATGCCCTTTATTTATGCTGACATTTATGCTGCGCCCAATAATGAAAAATATATTGGCTATGCTAAAAAGATAACAGAAACAATGCTTATACCCGTCCATACTAGTACTTCTGACTATGAGATTTGTAATAATAAAGGATACTATGACCGATTTAATGCACAAGGAAAGGTTTTTAATAAAAAAATTCCTTTCGCTGAAAGCATTTCGAGTGGTTCTAGTCTTTTTAATCAAGCATTTTTCGTCGAATCTCTACCTCCGCCTCCTCAATCCTGCCCTTTCTTTTGTAGTCCATTACCCCCCAACAATAGAAAGCTAGCAAAAACCCCATACTATTTACAATAA
- a CDS encoding LysM peptidoglycan-binding domain-containing protein, producing the protein MKVYYSLFFLFLFQATMDAQTDGFAEFSMDQLGIQAYQPKEQVKTADSLYVQVENGQKYLLHTIHPGQTLYAIKKFYGIDLSDIYYSNPNLETNGLKIGQKIRIPLVNKAIKRFVGESFVDTSYIPVYYKVRTSETLYRISKIYFRLPSEILKSRNQLVTDHLSEHQILHIGWIDKKGIPDSLKNFTGLSGILGEESQKNKYRYEVNFNGKNEQVLQGTACWDKAMSLSAKNKLYVMCSYVPKGGVVKIENPMTNRHLYAKVVAPKPENSFTQESIVMLTPTVAKALGGLDSRFYVKVSYCK; encoded by the coding sequence ATGAAGGTATATTATAGTTTATTTTTTTTATTCTTATTTCAGGCTACTATGGATGCCCAGACAGACGGCTTTGCAGAGTTTAGTATGGATCAATTGGGAATTCAAGCCTACCAACCAAAAGAACAAGTAAAGACGGCGGATTCCTTATATGTTCAGGTTGAAAATGGACAAAAATATCTTTTGCACACGATTCATCCTGGGCAAACCTTATATGCGATTAAGAAATTTTATGGGATCGATTTGTCGGATATTTATTATAGCAATCCCAATTTAGAAACCAATGGATTAAAGATAGGGCAGAAAATTAGAATTCCATTAGTAAACAAAGCGATTAAGCGTTTTGTGGGGGAGAGCTTTGTTGACACTTCTTATATCCCAGTTTATTACAAAGTGAGAACTTCCGAAACCTTATATCGAATTTCTAAAATTTATTTTCGCTTGCCTTCTGAGATATTAAAATCAAGAAACCAGTTGGTTACAGACCATCTAAGTGAACATCAAATCTTGCACATTGGCTGGATTGACAAAAAGGGAATTCCTGATTCGCTCAAAAATTTTACAGGTTTGTCTGGGATATTAGGAGAAGAAAGCCAAAAAAATAAATATCGTTACGAGGTTAATTTTAATGGTAAAAACGAGCAGGTATTACAAGGGACAGCTTGTTGGGATAAGGCCATGAGTTTGTCTGCGAAAAATAAACTTTATGTCATGTGCTCTTATGTTCCCAAAGGGGGCGTTGTCAAAATCGAGAACCCAATGACCAATCGACATTTATACGCTAAAGTAGTTGCCCCTAAGCCCGAAAATTCATTCACACAAGAATCTATTGTGATGCTGACTCCTACTGTTGCAAAAGCTTTGGGGGGCTTAGATTCTAGATTTTATGTAAAGGTTTCTTATTGTAAATAG
- a CDS encoding glyceraldehyde-3-phosphate dehydrogenase — MDVKSLETQFESHLSTWREDEKAALELLKIVGDLRFDRSIEIILFRRDIYDSRPTEVMNDHLFAKNYSKQPITVQMSVKIAKAIAKLDLAPSRIDLGKLATQWLSSEESWDNIDHFVADELTDFIGKDAKDAKVITPRDVVLYGFGRIGRLAARCLIEMMGRGEQLRLKAIVLRQKNKKNPYEELLKRASLLRKDSIHGKFRGTISVDEENQQLIVNSCRVQIIFANSPEDIDYTEYSIKDAILIDNTGAWRDKEGLSRHLRPGVKQVLFTAPGKGIKNIVHGINQKELNFQEDTVFCAASCTTNAIAPVLKVLHDNLGINNGHLETIHAYTNAQNLLDNYNSKERRGSAAALNMVITSTGAASAVSKVIPELDGKLTGSAIRVPTPDGSLAVMTLNVQKETTVQEINEMMRQASLHGNLVEQIKYSISKEFVSSDVIGAPAASVFDAPSTKVGNNGKTVTVYVWYDNEYGYTRQVLRLAKYAAQVRRYRYY; from the coding sequence ATGGACGTAAAATCGTTAGAGACACAATTTGAATCACACCTAAGCACTTGGCGTGAAGATGAAAAAGCAGCTTTAGAATTATTAAAAATAGTAGGTGATCTACGGTTTGATCGTTCTATCGAAATCATTCTTTTCCGCCGTGACATTTATGACTCTAGACCTACAGAAGTCATGAACGATCACCTTTTTGCAAAGAATTATTCTAAGCAGCCGATTACGGTTCAGATGAGTGTAAAAATTGCAAAAGCAATCGCAAAACTTGACCTTGCTCCTTCTCGTATTGATTTGGGAAAATTGGCTACTCAATGGCTTAGCTCAGAAGAGAGCTGGGATAACATCGATCATTTTGTTGCGGATGAATTAACTGATTTCATTGGTAAAGATGCCAAAGATGCTAAAGTGATCACTCCTAGAGATGTTGTGCTATATGGTTTTGGTCGTATTGGTCGTTTGGCTGCTCGTTGTTTAATAGAAATGATGGGTCGTGGCGAACAATTAAGACTAAAAGCTATTGTATTGCGTCAAAAAAACAAAAAGAATCCATACGAAGAATTGCTTAAACGTGCTTCTTTGTTGCGCAAAGATTCTATTCATGGCAAATTCCGTGGAACAATTAGTGTTGATGAAGAAAACCAACAATTGATTGTTAACAGTTGCCGTGTTCAAATCATTTTTGCCAATAGTCCAGAGGATATTGATTATACAGAATATAGCATCAAAGATGCTATTCTTATTGACAATACAGGTGCTTGGAGAGACAAAGAAGGTTTGAGTCGCCATTTGCGTCCTGGTGTGAAGCAGGTATTGTTTACTGCTCCAGGTAAAGGCATCAAAAATATTGTACATGGAATCAATCAAAAAGAATTGAATTTCCAAGAAGATACTGTTTTCTGTGCAGCATCTTGTACAACCAATGCAATTGCTCCAGTATTAAAAGTATTGCACGATAATCTAGGCATTAACAATGGACATTTAGAAACCATTCATGCTTATACCAATGCTCAAAACTTGTTGGACAATTACAATTCTAAAGAAAGACGAGGTTCTGCTGCTGCCTTAAATATGGTTATTACATCTACTGGTGCTGCTAGTGCTGTTAGTAAAGTAATTCCTGAATTGGATGGAAAACTAACAGGTTCGGCTATTCGTGTTCCTACTCCTGATGGTTCTTTGGCTGTTATGACCTTGAATGTTCAAAAAGAAACTACTGTTCAAGAAATCAACGAGATGATGCGCCAAGCTTCTTTGCACGGCAACTTAGTAGAGCAAATCAAATATTCTATTTCTAAAGAATTTGTTTCTTCTGACGTTATTGGTGCGCCTGCTGCTTCTGTGTTTGATGCTCCATCTACGAAAGTTGGAAACAATGGTAAAACGGTTACCGTTTACGTTTGGTACGACAATGAGTATGGTTATACTCGTCAAGTATTGCGTTTAGCTAAATATGCTGCGCAAGTAAGACGTTACCGTTATTATTAG
- a CDS encoding tail fiber domain-containing protein, producing MTIKKIIPSTLFLFLLQSYAPNLNAQLNHYSGSNALRGNTTGVYNTATGNDCLRNNSSGSYNTAYGTGAMYNNREGKSNTSIGYQSLYRNTLGKENVAVGSNSLNSNSSGNYNTAIGTFSLGFNKDGMNNTAAGYHALMSNTSASANTAFGAYALQSNTTGENNVALGYYSLYSNMIGNSNVALGTNTLGNNTSGNFNVASGHHSMTKNTSGSFNIAMGGKSLHSNMTGSKNIAIGHFSMYKNISGLNNTSVGANSMENNSSGDQNTALGYQSLKDNKTGNENVAIGYDALNRNTAGNKNTALGFNAYARGFAYGNSTAIGANAHVSASNQMRFGDDRITSIGGKVSWSKVSDKRFKIDVKANVPGLAFINRLEPVTYYIDAEKLRDYQGVEECRMETTDLVREAGFMAQDVEQLAQELGFEFSGVDKPASVEDYYGLRYADFTVPLVKAVQELSRENEQLKNKIKALERQQKRLSSLEKEIADIKALLGTNAQILD from the coding sequence ATGACAATCAAAAAAATAATTCCTTCTACCCTATTTCTTTTCCTTCTGCAATCTTATGCTCCTAATCTAAACGCACAATTAAATCATTACTCTGGTAGCAATGCTCTTAGAGGCAATACCACTGGGGTATACAATACCGCAACAGGAAATGATTGTTTGCGCAATAATTCATCAGGAAGTTACAATACGGCCTATGGAACAGGAGCCATGTACAACAATAGAGAAGGAAAAAGCAATACCTCTATTGGTTATCAATCTCTTTATAGAAACACCTTGGGAAAGGAAAATGTGGCAGTAGGTTCCAATTCCTTGAATAGTAATAGTAGTGGCAATTATAATACGGCAATTGGTACTTTTTCTTTGGGCTTTAATAAAGATGGAATGAACAATACCGCAGCAGGCTATCATGCCCTAATGAGCAATACTTCTGCTTCTGCCAACACTGCTTTTGGAGCTTATGCCTTGCAAAGTAATACCACTGGCGAAAATAATGTTGCGTTGGGTTATTATTCCCTTTATAGCAATATGATTGGCAATAGTAATGTGGCCTTAGGAACCAACACCTTGGGCAATAATACATCTGGAAATTTTAACGTGGCAAGTGGTCATCATTCTATGACCAAAAACACTTCTGGGAGTTTTAATATTGCCATGGGAGGCAAATCATTGCACAGCAACATGACAGGATCTAAAAACATTGCAATTGGCCATTTTAGCATGTATAAAAATATCTCTGGCCTCAACAACACTTCTGTGGGTGCTAATAGCATGGAAAATAATTCTTCTGGCGATCAAAATACCGCACTAGGTTATCAAAGTCTCAAAGACAACAAAACAGGCAATGAGAATGTGGCAATTGGTTATGATGCACTCAACAGAAATACAGCAGGCAACAAAAATACAGCACTTGGGTTTAATGCCTATGCTAGAGGGTTTGCTTATGGAAACTCAACGGCAATTGGTGCCAATGCTCATGTTTCTGCTAGCAACCAAATGCGCTTTGGAGATGACCGAATAACGAGTATTGGAGGCAAAGTTTCTTGGTCTAAGGTTTCTGACAAGCGATTCAAAATTGATGTCAAAGCCAATGTTCCAGGCTTGGCATTTATCAATCGCCTAGAGCCTGTTACGTATTATATTGATGCCGAAAAATTACGAGATTATCAAGGCGTTGAAGAGTGCCGCATGGAAACTACTGATTTGGTGCGTGAGGCTGGCTTTATGGCGCAAGATGTAGAACAACTTGCTCAAGAGTTGGGCTTTGAATTTAGTGGCGTGGACAAACCTGCCTCTGTAGAAGATTATTATGGTTTGCGTTATGCTGATTTCACCGTTCCTTTAGTAAAAGCGGTACAAGAATTATCAAGAGAAAATGAGCAATTAAAAAACAAAATAAAAGCATTGGAACGCCAACAAAAACGGCTCTCTTCCTTAGAAAAAGAAATAGCTGATATTAAGGCACTTTTGGGAACCAATGCACAAATTTTAGATTAA
- a CDS encoding NUDIX domain-containing protein, which translates to MTKEIHQGVGLLIGNQDQSRFFVQIKDEQYPFEAWRGACAFWGGAIEKEDANALVAVEREVMEEIPAAVPILRNISKTKIKQYLINNQHVQQVFGLTIFEAIVSDEQLEKIAQSEVLEGKGVLMNRATLLQAQWIWGIDFIFEEYLKLKDNL; encoded by the coding sequence ATGACCAAAGAAATACATCAAGGAGTAGGCTTGCTCATTGGCAATCAAGATCAAAGTCGTTTTTTTGTACAAATCAAAGATGAGCAATACCCTTTTGAAGCTTGGCGAGGTGCTTGTGCGTTTTGGGGTGGAGCAATAGAAAAAGAAGACGCCAATGCATTGGTTGCCGTAGAACGGGAAGTAATGGAAGAAATTCCAGCTGCGGTTCCTATTCTGCGAAATATTAGCAAAACAAAAATTAAGCAATACCTAATTAATAATCAGCATGTTCAACAAGTTTTTGGGTTAACCATTTTTGAAGCTATTGTTTCGGATGAACAGCTTGAAAAAATTGCCCAATCTGAAGTTTTGGAAGGCAAGGGTGTATTGATGAACAGAGCAACGTTATTGCAAGCCCAATGGATTTGGGGCATAGATTTTATTTTTGAAGAATACCTCAAACTCAAAGATAATCTTTAA